In Paenibacillus ihbetae, the following are encoded in one genomic region:
- the gap gene encoding type I glyceraldehyde-3-phosphate dehydrogenase, with protein sequence MAINIAINGFGRIGRLAFRQLFDTDGYRVAAINDLTSPQMLAHLLKHDTTQGRYEAKIGYSENSLNVNGVDIPIYTEKDPGKLPWKELQIDVVLECTGFFASKKASAAHIEAGAKKVLISTTAGKDVPTIVFGINEHTLTKNDTIVSAASCTTNCLAPMAYFLNELAPIKKGFMTTIHAYTNDQNTLDGPHAKVDLRRARSAAGNIIPTSTGAAKAIGLVIPSLDGKLDGTSQRVPVMAGSLTELTAVVGGSVTAEQVNKKMEQSQSDEYGYTDEQLVSSDIIGMTYGSLFDATQTKVTELGTDTLVKIAAWYDNENSFTSQLVRTAKYLAQL encoded by the coding sequence ATGGCAATCAACATCGCAATTAACGGTTTTGGCAGAATTGGCAGACTTGCATTTCGGCAGCTTTTTGATACTGATGGATATAGAGTTGCAGCCATCAATGATCTTACAAGTCCGCAGATGCTTGCGCACCTGCTGAAGCACGACACCACGCAAGGACGTTATGAAGCCAAGATTGGTTATAGCGAAAACAGCTTGAACGTGAATGGTGTGGATATTCCGATTTATACCGAAAAAGACCCCGGCAAGCTCCCCTGGAAAGAACTGCAAATTGATGTTGTACTGGAATGCACCGGCTTCTTCGCATCGAAAAAAGCGTCAGCAGCACATATTGAAGCAGGCGCAAAAAAGGTGCTGATCTCCACCACTGCCGGGAAGGATGTTCCTACGATTGTTTTCGGTATTAATGAACATACGTTGACTAAGAACGATACCATTGTTTCGGCTGCTTCCTGTACGACGAACTGCCTTGCGCCAATGGCGTATTTCTTGAACGAGCTTGCACCAATCAAAAAGGGCTTTATGACAACCATCCACGCCTACACAAATGACCAGAATACCTTGGATGGACCCCATGCCAAAGTCGACCTGCGGCGGGCGCGTTCTGCGGCGGGTAACATCATTCCGACCTCAACCGGAGCAGCAAAGGCAATCGGGCTAGTGATCCCGTCCTTGGATGGCAAGCTGGATGGAACATCGCAAAGGGTGCCGGTCATGGCGGGCTCATTGACAGAATTAACCGCAGTGGTAGGCGGCTCCGTGACAGCAGAGCAGGTCAATAAGAAGATGGAACAGTCTCAATCGGATGAGTATGGATATACAGATGAACAGCTTGTTTCGTCTGATATTATCGGCATGACTTACGGCAGTTTGTTCGACGCAACACAGACAAAGGTAACAGAGCTAGGAACAGACACATTGGTGAAAATAGCTGCGTGGTATGATAACGAGAACTCCTTTACCAGCCAGTTAGTACGCACCGCAAAATACTTAGCCCAATTATAA
- a CDS encoding 5'-nucleotidase C-terminal domain-containing protein yields the protein MLKKNLLGIGLAAVLVASLGSPTAARASESMDLTILHINDHHSHLDPQPFDLSLNYDDTQEGEKVRLQLGGMSYISSLIHEHRNDHSLLLQSGELNGTLYYSLYKGETDMKVVNALQPDAYMVGNHEFDEGDQHFVDLYKTATFPILAGNITPTEQSPLYGHLEKPYVIKEVNGEQIAIIGVIKIEKTKESSLISDNVEFIDEIEFVKSTVEEVKKQGINKIIVLSHLGYDFDQLLAAESSDVDLIVGGDTHNLLDSSGEATALGLPVTGEYPTIVHNADGKDTYIVQAWEYAKALGKIDLKFDAQGEIISATGKPFIPVGEPYQINENGQWVDANKTTLAKIKEAINNNSVLVEGQIDQAIEEIITPYREEVKAEMDTVIGSITETLSNERIPKPFTDAKDANGSFAAQVVADSFLYGLPHADVAIQNAGGVRANFVQGDFTMADAYTMLPFSNTITTLKITGGEIRDVLDDAIRYSQGITQSTGAFPYSSHLRYDVYLNAGQDVKSAYNIEVKDRKTGKWSPLDMDKTYVVVTNSFTALGKDGYTTFEKAIQRDPEVKVETYIQYAVPLVELFTEQLNSGEVVKPGVDSYSIKSVKEWRAESSKADEAPVNESIKENRAVKSYTVVEGDNLFRIAKKTLNDGGRWREIYELNKDKITTPNMIYPKQVIVLP from the coding sequence ATGTTGAAAAAAAACTTGCTTGGGATTGGTTTGGCTGCAGTGTTGGTCGCTTCATTAGGCAGCCCGACAGCTGCTCGTGCATCAGAATCAATGGATTTGACGATTTTGCACATAAATGACCATCATTCGCATCTGGATCCCCAACCGTTTGATCTGAGCTTAAACTATGACGACACGCAAGAAGGAGAGAAGGTACGCCTCCAATTGGGTGGAATGTCATACATATCCTCTTTAATTCATGAACATAGAAACGATCACTCCTTGCTACTGCAGAGCGGGGAGTTGAACGGAACGCTCTATTACAGTTTGTATAAGGGCGAAACCGACATGAAGGTAGTCAACGCTTTGCAGCCGGATGCTTACATGGTTGGCAATCACGAGTTTGACGAGGGCGACCAACACTTTGTTGATTTATATAAGACCGCGACCTTCCCGATCCTGGCAGGGAATATAACGCCGACCGAACAGTCGCCTCTCTACGGACATCTGGAAAAGCCGTATGTGATCAAAGAAGTAAACGGGGAGCAAATTGCCATCATCGGAGTGATCAAAATCGAAAAAACGAAGGAATCCTCACTGATTAGCGATAATGTAGAATTTATTGATGAGATCGAATTCGTTAAGTCAACGGTGGAAGAAGTTAAAAAGCAGGGCATTAATAAAATCATCGTGCTGAGCCACTTAGGATACGATTTCGACCAATTGCTGGCAGCGGAATCGAGCGACGTCGATCTGATCGTTGGCGGAGATACGCATAACCTGCTCGATTCTTCCGGAGAAGCGACAGCTTTAGGTTTGCCGGTAACCGGCGAATATCCGACGATTGTTCATAACGCTGACGGCAAAGACACCTACATTGTCCAAGCGTGGGAATATGCAAAAGCTTTGGGCAAAATCGATTTGAAATTTGATGCGCAAGGCGAAATCATCAGTGCAACAGGAAAGCCATTCATCCCTGTCGGCGAACCATACCAAATAAATGAAAATGGACAATGGGTCGATGCGAATAAGACTACATTAGCCAAAATTAAAGAAGCAATTAATAATAACAGCGTTTTGGTAGAAGGCCAGATTGATCAAGCTATTGAAGAAATCATCACGCCTTACCGGGAGGAAGTCAAAGCCGAAATGGATACCGTAATCGGCTCGATTACGGAAACGCTGTCTAACGAGCGGATTCCGAAGCCTTTCACGGATGCTAAAGACGCGAATGGCAGCTTTGCGGCGCAAGTAGTTGCCGACTCTTTCTTATACGGACTGCCCCATGCCGATGTGGCCATCCAAAATGCAGGCGGCGTAAGAGCAAACTTTGTGCAAGGCGATTTTACAATGGCAGATGCGTATACGATGCTGCCGTTTTCCAATACGATTACTACGCTAAAAATAACCGGCGGAGAAATACGCGATGTACTAGATGATGCCATTCGGTATTCGCAAGGAATTACGCAGTCGACAGGCGCGTTTCCTTATTCGTCGCATTTGAGATACGACGTTTACTTAAACGCAGGCCAGGATGTTAAGAGCGCGTACAATATCGAAGTGAAAGATAGGAAGACAGGCAAATGGTCCCCCCTCGACATGGACAAAACCTATGTTGTAGTGACAAATTCGTTCACAGCCCTTGGTAAAGACGGGTATACGACTTTTGAAAAGGCCATTCAGAGGGATCCTGAAGTAAAGGTGGAAACTTACATTCAATATGCGGTACCGCTTGTCGAGTTATTTACAGAGCAGCTGAATAGTGGGGAAGTCGTGAAACCGGGCGTCGATAGTTATTCCATAAAGTCGGTCAAAGAGTGGCGGGCAGAATCGTCAAAGGCAGACGAAGCACCTGTTAATGAATCCATCAAAGAAAATAGAGCAGTAAAATCATACACTGTAGTTGAAGGGGATAATCTCTTTAGAATTGCTAAGAAAACATTGAACGACGGGGGGCGCTGGAGAGAAATTTATGAATTGAATAAAGACAAAATTACAACCCCCAACATGATTTATCCGAAACAAGTTATTGTGCTACCGTAG
- a CDS encoding dihydrofolate reductase family protein has protein sequence MDGDGDHFEWDAPEREYAAAWQNKPKWVVSRTLVSVGPNASLIEGDLSEAIRGLKVQHEGEIEVAGPELAHSLTELGLVDEYRLYLHPVVLGHGKPFFAGPRPPLRLVASDRNASR, from the coding sequence ATGGACGGGGACGGAGACCATTTTGAATGGGATGCGCCGGAACGGGAATACGCAGCTGCGTGGCAAAACAAACCGAAGTGGGTTGTGTCGAGGACGTTAGTGTCCGTCGGTCCGAACGCTTCTCTGATCGAGGGCGACCTCTCAGAGGCCATACGTGGGCTGAAGGTTCAGCATGAAGGGGAAATTGAAGTTGCCGGGCCAGAGTTGGCTCACAGTCTAACCGAGCTCGGTCTCGTTGATGAGTATCGACTCTATCTCCATCCAGTCGTACTGGGTCACGGCAAGCCGTTCTTCGCCGGTCCGCGGCCGCCGCTACGCCTCGTGGCAAGCGATCGAAATGCAAGCAGGTGA
- a CDS encoding helix-turn-helix domain-containing protein, with translation MIKSQRFYRYFLSYILITVISLSIMSGVVYNLVLSSMRDEVRHAMMNSLDQFRNALDQRIQEMDRMAHQISKHTDLTPFKTTSTGYGAYLAIDELKQFLTTNRFISDIVIHYNSRKADTLYAASGTYDINHFFNDIFRFKNWDQHQFLIDSASITSPVMRPMDAVIVNQVAEQNYVVYSVPLVASADTPYGTVMFLIPEKSFNQLAANVLGDYNGSVYILGDQGQNLYAYNRGTAEVGLMHTLTGMMLGTQNPWSINQIHYRNQEYTVTKKDSTARNFRYLAALPSDQIMYKVDQVKDIYNLTVFGIFIFGVALATALSVRNYKPLQKLMRVIAAQNPASQLPAPSGKKDELDVISTAVANMIRDNEGMIHQLHHQAIALREQFVLSLIRGKYKTREEINSYLHSANLPMYDPFFAVFLLYIDDYESFRAAYSDTMQSHLKDSLIKVLEEGADGIGQGCGAELLDGRSMVFVLNLKDGEDPEAILRQYAEQVMSLIRHYFRFTVTIGVGRTYPEVNQISQSFIEASHAARYRLMHGGCRIIYYPDIDQNQVSKRSYPVEILDQLVKSIRQGDQLAVTDAVQKAMTYIRDQNMSVEVALFICFDIVNHVAKTLMELELELDEATNETLGKLFVPHLETIEELERLITDICLRVCITTSSKKESGNTELLDEIKAYIEENYKDHSLSLKCIADHFGISASYATRFFKNQTGESLMRYIDCLRMQEAKQLLKTTELTLKDILYEVGYIDSTNFIRKFKRNEGLTPIQYRNLMN, from the coding sequence ATGATCAAAAGCCAGCGATTCTACCGATATTTTTTGTCATACATATTAATAACGGTAATTTCTCTGTCGATCATGAGCGGTGTAGTATACAACCTGGTATTAAGTTCTATGCGTGACGAAGTCCGCCACGCCATGATGAATTCACTCGATCAGTTCCGAAATGCCCTGGATCAGAGGATCCAAGAAATGGACCGGATGGCGCATCAGATTTCGAAGCATACAGATCTCACACCTTTTAAAACAACGTCAACGGGCTACGGCGCCTACCTGGCGATCGATGAATTGAAACAGTTCCTCACCACCAACCGTTTTATTTCGGATATTGTCATCCATTATAACAGCCGCAAAGCAGACACCCTCTATGCCGCCAGCGGGACCTATGATATTAACCATTTTTTCAACGATATCTTTCGTTTTAAAAATTGGGACCAACATCAATTCCTTATTGATAGCGCTTCCATAACATCACCAGTCATGCGTCCGATGGATGCGGTGATCGTGAATCAGGTTGCAGAACAAAACTATGTCGTTTATTCGGTCCCATTGGTAGCCAGTGCCGATACTCCTTACGGTACAGTCATGTTTCTTATCCCTGAAAAATCCTTCAACCAGCTTGCTGCCAATGTCCTTGGCGATTATAACGGTTCCGTGTATATTTTGGGTGACCAGGGCCAGAATCTCTATGCCTATAACCGCGGCACAGCTGAAGTCGGCCTGATGCATACTTTAACCGGAATGATGCTCGGAACCCAAAACCCCTGGAGCATTAATCAGATACATTACCGGAATCAGGAGTACACGGTTACCAAAAAGGATTCCACAGCAAGGAACTTCCGCTACCTCGCAGCCCTTCCATCGGATCAGATTATGTACAAAGTGGATCAAGTAAAAGACATTTATAACCTGACGGTATTTGGCATCTTTATTTTCGGTGTGGCTTTAGCCACTGCCCTATCGGTTCGGAATTATAAACCACTTCAGAAGCTAATGCGTGTGATTGCTGCCCAAAATCCGGCTTCACAGCTGCCTGCCCCATCAGGCAAAAAGGACGAACTGGATGTTATCTCAACCGCTGTCGCAAATATGATCCGCGATAATGAAGGAATGATCCACCAGCTGCATCATCAAGCTATCGCACTCCGGGAACAATTCGTCCTCTCTTTGATCCGGGGAAAATACAAGACGAGAGAAGAAATTAACAGCTACCTGCATTCCGCAAACCTGCCGATGTATGATCCGTTCTTTGCCGTCTTTTTGTTATATATCGATGATTATGAATCATTCCGTGCAGCATATTCAGACACGATGCAAAGCCATCTTAAAGACAGCCTCATAAAGGTCCTTGAGGAAGGAGCGGACGGTATCGGTCAAGGCTGCGGCGCAGAGCTCTTAGACGGACGCAGCATGGTCTTCGTACTGAATTTGAAAGACGGCGAGGATCCAGAAGCCATTCTGCGTCAATACGCTGAACAAGTGATGTCACTCATCCGGCATTATTTCCGATTTACCGTCACAATTGGTGTTGGACGCACTTATCCGGAGGTTAATCAGATTTCACAATCCTTTATCGAAGCAAGCCATGCTGCGCGCTATCGGCTGATGCATGGCGGCTGCCGGATCATTTATTACCCTGACATCGATCAAAACCAAGTATCCAAGCGGTCTTATCCTGTTGAGATTTTGGATCAGCTGGTAAAATCCATTCGACAGGGCGATCAACTGGCAGTGACAGACGCGGTTCAAAAAGCCATGACGTATATCCGTGATCAGAACATGAGTGTGGAAGTCGCTTTGTTTATCTGCTTTGATATCGTTAATCATGTGGCCAAAACGCTCATGGAGCTGGAGCTCGAACTTGATGAAGCAACCAATGAGACTTTAGGTAAATTATTCGTTCCCCATCTGGAAACGATTGAGGAGCTGGAGCGATTAATCACTGACATCTGCCTTCGCGTCTGCATTACCACCAGCAGCAAGAAAGAAAGCGGGAATACAGAACTGCTTGATGAGATCAAAGCATATATCGAGGAAAACTACAAAGACCACTCACTCTCTCTAAAATGCATTGCTGACCATTTCGGCATATCGGCTTCCTATGCTACTCGATTCTTCAAAAACCAGACCGGTGAATCCCTAATGCGTTATATTGATTGCTTGCGAATGCAGGAGGCTAAGCAGCTGTTGAAAACAACTGAGCTTACGCTGAAAGATATTCTCTACGAGGTTGGTTATATTGATTCCACTAACTTTATTCGTAAATTCAAACGAAATGAAGGCCTGACGCCGATCCAGTACCGCAATCTTATGAATTAA
- a CDS encoding extracellular solute-binding protein has protein sequence MRKSINLFQSGLKVSLAAIMSFSILAGCSGGGSDGPAEGETPEASSNFNPTGLPIVKEPITLKMIAGKAPTTAPDWNTTMLWQEYEKMTNIKVEWEMVPNDTMTEKRNILLAGGDYPHAFFTAGIPLADLQKYGQQGIFIKLNDLIDQHAPNLKALLEKYPDVKKGLTMPDGNIYSFPGVYDPEFKSVLSSAKMWVKQSWLDELGLKEPQTTDDFYNMLKAFKEKDPNKNGQPDEIPYMGVGVDSLMNYLKGSWGLSNRGIRNANVDLQPGTEELRFIPTDPKYKEMLEYMHKLYKEKLIGEDVFTVQANQYYAKGAEGVYGATITTSPYTLMNQDDYIGATALKGPHGDQIWAAIGSPLATPGAFVITDKNPNPIETVRWIDYLYGEEGSKMFFMGFEGKSYNVTADGEFEYTDEITKNPSGLTFEQALIKYVVWPGGGYPNVVQEKFFKGAESRPEAVETAEKYDPYVPEEVWPAFSFTAEENEDMGTLGADINSYVTEMRAKFVSGSASFDEWDNYVSTINQMGLERYMEIYKNAYNRYKQD, from the coding sequence ATGAGAAAGTCCATTAATCTGTTTCAATCCGGTCTCAAAGTATCGCTGGCAGCCATCATGTCTTTTTCCATCCTGGCGGGCTGCAGCGGCGGAGGTTCTGATGGACCTGCGGAGGGAGAAACGCCAGAGGCTTCAAGCAACTTTAACCCAACAGGTCTGCCGATTGTTAAGGAGCCCATCACGTTAAAAATGATTGCCGGCAAGGCTCCGACCACGGCACCCGATTGGAACACGACCATGCTATGGCAGGAATATGAAAAAATGACCAACATCAAAGTCGAATGGGAAATGGTTCCGAATGACACGATGACGGAAAAGCGTAACATATTGCTGGCCGGTGGCGATTACCCGCACGCCTTTTTCACGGCAGGCATTCCGCTGGCTGATCTTCAGAAATACGGTCAACAGGGCATTTTCATCAAACTTAATGATTTAATCGATCAACACGCGCCAAATTTGAAAGCACTTTTAGAAAAATACCCTGACGTAAAAAAAGGCCTGACGATGCCGGACGGCAACATCTACTCCTTCCCTGGCGTGTACGACCCCGAATTTAAATCGGTACTCTCTTCTGCTAAAATGTGGGTCAAACAAAGCTGGCTGGATGAACTGGGCCTGAAGGAACCTCAAACGACGGATGATTTTTACAACATGCTGAAAGCTTTTAAAGAAAAGGATCCGAACAAAAACGGACAACCGGACGAAATTCCTTACATGGGTGTCGGCGTCGATAGCCTGATGAACTATTTAAAGGGCTCTTGGGGCCTCAGCAATCGCGGAATCCGTAATGCCAATGTGGATCTCCAGCCGGGCACCGAAGAACTCCGCTTTATTCCAACCGACCCGAAATATAAGGAAATGTTGGAGTACATGCACAAGCTGTATAAGGAAAAATTAATCGGCGAGGACGTTTTTACTGTCCAGGCGAATCAATATTATGCTAAGGGTGCGGAAGGTGTTTATGGAGCAACCATAACGACAAGTCCTTATACTTTGATGAACCAGGATGATTATATTGGAGCCACCGCATTAAAAGGGCCGCATGGCGACCAAATCTGGGCTGCAATCGGTTCACCACTTGCTACACCTGGTGCTTTTGTCATTACCGACAAAAATCCAAACCCGATTGAAACGGTTCGCTGGATTGACTACCTGTACGGTGAAGAAGGCAGCAAAATGTTCTTCATGGGCTTTGAAGGAAAATCTTACAATGTCACGGCAGACGGAGAGTTTGAATACACGGATGAAATCACCAAGAACCCGAGCGGACTTACATTCGAGCAAGCATTGATTAAGTATGTTGTATGGCCGGGCGGCGGTTATCCGAATGTTGTCCAAGAGAAATTTTTCAAGGGTGCAGAGAGCCGGCCGGAAGCAGTAGAAACCGCTGAAAAATACGATCCATATGTTCCTGAAGAAGTGTGGCCCGCCTTCTCTTTTACAGCCGAGGAAAATGAGGATATGGGCACGCTGGGAGCCGACATCAACAGCTACGTAACGGAGATGAGAGCCAAATTTGTTTCCGGCAGCGCCTCCTTTGATGAGTGGGATAACTACGTAAGCACTATCAATCAAATGGGCCTAGAGCGCTATATGGAAATTTACAAAAATGCGTATAATCGTTATAAACAGGATTAA
- a CDS encoding carbohydrate ABC transporter permease encodes MVKESAGDRLFDIINYILLAIVLTIVLYPLIFVAVASISNPAAVVKGEVWLLPKEINFTGYEKVFANKEILNGYMNTILYTVAGTIVNVGMTILAAYPLSRKDFRGRNIFTALFVFTMFFSGGLIPTYLIVKDLGMTNTMWALIIPNAVAVWNIIIMRTFFQQSIPFEIQESAQMDGCGNLKILLKIILPLSMPILAVMTLFYSVAHWNSFFSALIYLTERDKYPLQLFLREILIQSNMQDMIQTSEESLAKTIMEAESIKYALVIVANLPILMLYPFLQRYFVKGMVIGAIKG; translated from the coding sequence ATGGTAAAGGAATCTGCGGGCGACCGCCTCTTTGACATCATCAACTATATTCTCCTGGCCATCGTACTGACCATTGTCCTGTACCCTCTCATCTTTGTGGCTGTGGCGTCTATCAGCAATCCGGCTGCCGTGGTCAAAGGAGAAGTATGGCTTCTTCCAAAGGAAATAAACTTCACCGGTTATGAAAAAGTATTTGCGAACAAGGAAATTCTGAATGGTTATATGAACACCATTCTCTATACCGTTGCAGGCACGATCGTGAATGTTGGAATGACCATTTTGGCTGCCTATCCCCTGTCGCGAAAAGATTTTCGCGGGCGGAATATCTTCACTGCGCTTTTTGTTTTCACCATGTTCTTTAGCGGCGGTTTAATTCCAACTTATCTGATCGTTAAGGACCTTGGGATGACCAACACGATGTGGGCACTGATCATCCCTAATGCGGTGGCTGTCTGGAATATCATTATTATGCGCACCTTCTTCCAGCAGAGCATTCCATTTGAAATCCAGGAATCGGCCCAAATGGACGGCTGCGGTAACCTCAAAATTTTGCTGAAAATCATCCTACCTCTCTCGATGCCGATTTTGGCTGTCATGACCCTTTTTTACAGTGTTGCTCACTGGAACTCCTTCTTCAGTGCATTAATCTATTTGACTGAGAGGGACAAATACCCGCTCCAGCTTTTTCTTAGAGAAATTCTAATACAGAGCAACATGCAGGATATGATTCAGACAAGTGAGGAGTCGCTTGCCAAAACGATTATGGAGGCGGAGTCAATCAAATACGCGCTCGTTATTGTAGCCAATCTGCCCATATTGATGCTGTATCCATTTCTTCAGCGCTATTTTGTTAAAGGCATGGTCATCGGAGCGATCAAAGGCTAA
- a CDS encoding ABC transporter permease subunit: protein MRFLIKTEVQQPLQEKPTAARSLSRARTLWKNWELYLLILPVVVYYIIFHYVPMYGVQIAFKDFIASKGITDSPWVGLKHFERFFDSYYFERLIMNTLEIGLYELAVGFPVPILLALMINEVRSKRFKKTIQTVTYAPHFLSTVVLVGMLFIFLDPNSGMINTMIRLFGGDPVAFMTQPGWFKTIYVFSGVWQSMGWSSIIYLAALTSIDPQLHEAAKVDGASRLKRVWHINLPGIMPTIIILLIMNVGSIMAVGFEKVFLMQNDLNRDSSDVIATYVYRSGILGAQYSFSAAIGLFNSIINFILLVTVNFISKKVGQTSLW from the coding sequence ATGAGGTTTTTGATTAAAACTGAAGTTCAACAACCACTGCAAGAAAAGCCGACAGCCGCCCGCTCCCTCTCCCGTGCCAGAACGCTCTGGAAGAACTGGGAGCTGTATCTGCTCATCCTCCCTGTTGTGGTATATTACATTATTTTTCATTATGTACCCATGTATGGAGTGCAGATCGCTTTTAAAGACTTCATCGCATCAAAAGGGATTACCGACAGTCCTTGGGTTGGCTTAAAGCATTTTGAACGCTTTTTTGACAGCTACTATTTTGAAAGACTGATTATGAATACCCTGGAGATTGGTCTTTATGAGCTAGCGGTAGGCTTTCCAGTGCCTATTCTGTTGGCACTCATGATCAACGAGGTGAGAAGTAAGCGTTTTAAAAAGACCATACAAACCGTCACCTATGCACCCCACTTTTTGTCTACCGTCGTGCTTGTCGGTATGTTGTTTATCTTCCTGGATCCGAATTCCGGGATGATTAATACGATGATCCGACTGTTCGGCGGTGACCCGGTTGCCTTTATGACTCAACCCGGATGGTTCAAGACCATTTATGTCTTTTCAGGCGTCTGGCAGTCCATGGGCTGGAGTTCCATCATTTATTTAGCCGCATTGACCAGCATCGATCCCCAGCTTCATGAAGCTGCCAAGGTAGACGGCGCCTCACGGTTAAAACGAGTCTGGCACATCAACCTGCCCGGCATTATGCCTACTATTATCATTTTGCTTATTATGAACGTCGGCTCCATTATGGCTGTAGGGTTTGAGAAAGTCTTTCTTATGCAAAATGATCTTAACCGGGACAGCTCCGATGTTATTGCGACATATGTATACCGAAGCGGAATTTTAGGCGCCCAGTACAGCTTCTCTGCTGCCATCGGACTATTTAATTCGATTATTAATTTCATTTTGCTCGTTACGGTCAACTTCATATCCAAAAAGGTGGGACAAACAAGCCTATGGTAA